Genomic window (Cyanobacteriota bacterium):
ACAGGCTTGGGAAGCAGAAGCTAGGCAACTAGTAACGGTTACTGACAACATTACCCTTGTCAAGTTCAATTTAGAAAAACCCAGTCTGTCATATTTGTATTACCCCAACTTTGATACTGACCCTCATCCTGCTCTCCAAGCTAGTCTACACGTCGATTTGCAGAGCCGTGAGGTCATCCAACGAGACTATAGTAATGCTAAGAATCCCTTTATCTTGCACCGTAAGGAAACCTTCGTTGCCCCTGACTATCCCCTCTATGAGCAGTTTGCTGCCCTAACTCGCCAAGAAGAAGCTCTGGGACTACTGGACAACGCTCGGACGATCGGCACTCGCCAGGGATGGGAACAGCGCCTTGCCCAGTGCCACGTCACCCTCCAGGGACACACTCTGGTGCCCCGATCGCCCATCGTGTCTGCCCCTGTTACTATCGATCGCCACAAAGCTGCTATCAGCCGCAATGATTTCTCCAAACCCGTGCGCCTAGCACTGGAAGCTGGGTTAATCAACGCCAATACAACCTTCTTTGACTATGGCTGTGGTCTAGGAGGTGACCTGGAGCGGGTTGCAAAGCTGGGCTATAGCAGTGCTGGCTGGGATCCCTACTATCGTCCTGATTTCCCCCTAGTCCCCGCCGATGTTGTCAATCTAGGCTACGTCATCAATGTAATTGAAGATCCAGCCGAGCGTCAGGAAGCCCTGTGCAAAGCATGGGATCTCACCCAGCAAGTCTTAATCGTGGCAGCTCAGGTACTTATTGCCCAGGGAAATGCTCAAATCGCCTATGGAGACGGGGTAATCACCAGTCGCAACACCTTCCAGAAATACTACGACCAGGAAGAACTCAAGGTCTACATCGACCAAGTGCTAGGAGTTGATGCCGTACCTGTCGCTTTGGGCATCTATTTCATATTCCGGGATGAAGCTCAGGCTCAGAGTTTTCGAGCATCTCGCTATCGATCGCGGGTGTCTGTCCCTAGAATTAGCATTGCCCACAAGCGCTTTGAGGACTATAAGCAACTGCTCACACCCTTGATGACCTTCTTCACCGATCGCGGTCGCCTACCTACCCTAGAGGAATTACCAGAAGCCGAGACCCTCAGTAGCCAGTTTGGCAGCCTTAAACGAGCATTTCAGATTATCCTCAAAGCCACTAACCCCCAAGAATGGGATGCCATCAGCGATCGTCGCCGTC
Coding sequences:
- a CDS encoding DNA phosphorothioation-associated putative methyltransferase translates to MLTVWTSPAVVSSGSTPVLYTSYPQVHEHNVSPVNASCTQWSAIVTCCQQSPVGKLLPSAFYIHVSALCTLDPLLQAWEAEARQLVTVTDNITLVKFNLEKPSLSYLYYPNFDTDPHPALQASLHVDLQSREVIQRDYSNAKNPFILHRKETFVAPDYPLYEQFAALTRQEEALGLLDNARTIGTRQGWEQRLAQCHVTLQGHTLVPRSPIVSAPVTIDRHKAAISRNDFSKPVRLALEAGLINANTTFFDYGCGLGGDLERVAKLGYSSAGWDPYYRPDFPLVPADVVNLGYVINVIEDPAERQEALCKAWDLTQQVLIVAAQVLIAQGNAQIAYGDGVITSRNTFQKYYDQEELKVYIDQVLGVDAVPVALGIYFIFRDEAQAQSFRASRYRSRVSVPRISIAHKRFEDYKQLLTPLMTFFTDRGRLPTLEELPEAETLSSQFGSLKRAFQIILKATNPQEWDAISDRRRQDLLVYLALSHFGRRPKLRDLAPVVQNDIKSLFGSYQQACAAADLMLMSLSNPAVIEERCKNSAIGQKRANSLWVHVSAIEALDPLLRLYEGCASRTIGRPPEATVVKFHLRKPKISYLVYPTFDTDPHPALHTSMDIDLRDLHVHYRDYDPNDNPPLLHQKDLLVTTDYPLYEKFAKLTRQEKAWGLLDDLHLIYDTHGWQQRLKDYCAELKGHRVVWRKDADPYRVKLVKSTQRQRSNDRAGHKAL